One Haliaeetus albicilla chromosome 11, bHalAlb1.1, whole genome shotgun sequence genomic window carries:
- the HELLS gene encoding lymphoid-specific helicase isoform X1, with product MGEQAEAAVITPAMLKEEEQLEAAGLEKERQMLERARASWDRESSEMRYKRLQHLLEKSNIYSKFLLTKMEQQQLEEQRRKEKLEKKREMMLKSAKGQNPLDGKEEKSGAKKKRGREDGTYNISEIMSKEEILSVAKKSKVENQDESSSDNLCPEDLQKNGDSNSVIKDRLCQAVRHSAKQFLDPIRRFNGQPVPFQQPKIFTGGVMRWYQVEGMEWLRMLWENGINGILADEMGLGKTIQCIATIALMVERGVPGPFLVCGPLSTLPNWMSEFRRFTPEIPLMLYHGAQQERRKLVRKIHARQGSLQIHPVVITSFEIAMRDRNALQHCFWKYLIVDEGHRIKNMNCRLIRELKRFNADNKLLLTGTPLQNNLAELWSLLNFLLPDVFDDLKSFESWFDITSITETAEDIIAKEREQNILHMLHQILTPFLLRRLKSDVALEVPPKREVVVYAPLAKKQETFYTAIVNRTIRKLLGNNEEEVVELSPTGRPKRRSRKLVDYCEEHNGSSDDLEKLISKMQEEVEKERPVVDVSIPMDSEVNLKLQNIMMLLRKCCNHPYLIEYPLDPATQQFKVDEDLVKNSGKFLLLDRMLPELKKRGHKVLLFSQMTMMLDILMDYCYLRDFKFSRLDGSMSYSDREENMHQFNTDPEVFLFLVSTRAGGLGINLTAADTVIIYDSDWNPQSDLQAQDRCHRIGQTKPVVVYRLVTANTIDQKIVERAAAKRKLEKLIIHKNQFKGGKSGLAQSKSCLDPQELIELLKSRDYEREVKGSKEKVISDKDLELLLDRSDLIDQMKTSEKMKKEKMGVFKVLEESSDSNAECVF from the exons gaacagaggaggaaagagaagttagaaaaaaagagagagatgatgttAAAATCTGCCAAG GGTCAAAATCCACTTGATGGCAAAGAGGAGAAATCAG GtgcaaaaaagaagagagggagagaagatgggACATACAACATCTCAGAAATTATGTCCAAAGAG gAAATATTATCAGtggcaaaaaaaagtaaagtggAAAATCAG GATGAAAGCTCTTCTGACAACCTGTGTCCAGAAGACCTGCAGAAAAACGGAGACTCAAATAGTGTCATTAAGGATAGATTATGTCAAGCTGTACGACACAGTGCCAAGCAATTCCTTGATCCAATACGGAGATTTAATGGACAACCAGTGCCTTTTCAGCAGCCGAAGATTTTTACTGGCGGTGTAATGAGGTGGTACCAAGTGGAAGGCATGGAGTGGCTAAGG ATGCTTTGGGAAAATGGTATCAATGGCATTTTAGCTGATGAAATGGGGTTGGGGAAGACGATCCAGTGTATTGCAACAATAGCACTGATGGTGGAGCGAGGAGTCCCAGGTCCATTCTTAGTATGTGGTCCTTTGTCTACTCTTCCAAATTGGATGTCTGAATTCAGGAGGTTTACTCCAGAG ATTCCACTAATGCTCTATCATGGAGCTCAGCAGGAACGTCGTAAACTGGTTCGTAAAATTCACGCGCGGCAAGGATCATTGCAAATCCATCCTGTGGTCATTACTTCCTTTGAAATAGCAATGCGAGACAGAAATGCCCTGCAG CACTGCTTCTGGAAATACCTGATAGTAGATGAAGGTCACAGGATTAAAAATATGAACTGCCGCCTTATCAGAGAATTGAAGCGATTTAATGCAGACAATAAACTCCTGTTGACTGGTACTCCCCTGCAAAACAACTTGGCAGAGCTTTGGTCATTGCTTAACTTCCTTTTGCCAGATGTATTTGATGATTTGAAAAG cTTTGAATCCTGGTTTGATATTACCAGCAttacagaaactgctgaagatATTATTGCTAAAGAAAGGGAGCAAAACATCTTGCATATGCTGCATCAG ATTCTGACACCTTTTCTACTGAGAAGACTGAAATCTGATGTTGCTCTTGAGGTTCCTCCTAAACGAGAAGTTGTGGTATATGCACCGCTGGCAAAGAAGCAAGAAACTTTCTATACTGCCATTGTAAATCGCACCATTAGGAAACTGCTTGGAAATAATGAG GAAGAAGTAGTTGAGTTGAGTCCTACAGGCCGACCAAAACGCCGTAGCCGAAAACTGGTTGATTATTGTGAAGAACATAATGGTTCATCTGATGACTTGGAAAAATTGATCAGCAAAATGCAAGAGGAAGTAGAAAAAGAGAG GCCAGTGGTAGACGTGAGCATTCCCATGGATTCAGAGGTGAACCTTAAACTGCAGAATATTATGATGTTACTGAGGAAGTGTTGTAATCATCCCTATCTTATTGAATATCCATTGGACCCTGCTACACAACAATTCAAG GTTGATGAAGATCTAGTAAAGAATTCAGGCAAGTTTCTACTCTTGGACAGAATGCTTCcagaactgaaaaagagagGGCATAAG GTCTTGTTGTTCTCGCAAATGACTATGATGCTTGATATTTTGATGGATTACTGCTATCTGAGAGACTTCAAATTTAGTCGATTGGATGGCTCTATGTCCTACtcagacagagaagaaaat ATGCATCAATTCAATACTGACCCTGAAGTCTTCCTGTTCTTAGTGAGTACAAGAGCTGGTGGCTTGGGCATTAACTTAACTGCGGCAGACACAGTTATCATATACGATAGTGACTGG aacCCCCAGTCGGACTTGCAGGCTCAAGACAGGTGTCACAGAATTGGCCAGACAAAGCCGGTGGTTGTTTATCGTCTTGTGACAGCAAATACTATTGACCAGAAGATTGTGGAGAGAGCTGCTGCCAAGAGGAAGCTGGAGAAGCTGATTATCCACAAAA ATCAGTTTAAAGGTGGCAAATCTGGTCTAGCACAGTCAAAGAGCTGCCTGGACCCTCAGGAATTAATAGAATTACTGAAATCCAGAGACTATGAGAG GGAGGTTAAAGGATCTAAAGAAAAAGTAATCAGTGATAAAGATCTAGAGTTACTCTTGGACAGAAGTGATCTTATTG ATCAAATGAAGAcctctgaaaaaatgaaaaaggaaaaaatgggtGTCTTCAAGGTCCTAGAAGAATCATCAGATTCCAATGCAGAGTGTGTGTTTTAA
- the HELLS gene encoding lymphoid-specific helicase isoform X3, with amino-acid sequence MRYKRLQHLLEKSNIYSKFLLTKMEQQQLEEQRRKEKLEKKREMMLKSAKGQNPLDGKEEKSGAKKKRGREDGTYNISEIMSKEEILSVAKKSKVENQDESSSDNLCPEDLQKNGDSNSVIKDRLCQAVRHSAKQFLDPIRRFNGQPVPFQQPKIFTGGVMRWYQVEGMEWLRMLWENGINGILADEMGLGKTIQCIATIALMVERGVPGPFLVCGPLSTLPNWMSEFRRFTPEIPLMLYHGAQQERRKLVRKIHARQGSLQIHPVVITSFEIAMRDRNALQHCFWKYLIVDEGHRIKNMNCRLIRELKRFNADNKLLLTGTPLQNNLAELWSLLNFLLPDVFDDLKSFESWFDITSITETAEDIIAKEREQNILHMLHQILTPFLLRRLKSDVALEVPPKREVVVYAPLAKKQETFYTAIVNRTIRKLLGNNEEEVVELSPTGRPKRRSRKLVDYCEEHNGSSDDLEKLISKMQEEVEKERPVVDVSIPMDSEVNLKLQNIMMLLRKCCNHPYLIEYPLDPATQQFKVDEDLVKNSGKFLLLDRMLPELKKRGHKVLLFSQMTMMLDILMDYCYLRDFKFSRLDGSMSYSDREENMHQFNTDPEVFLFLVSTRAGGLGINLTAADTVIIYDSDWNPQSDLQAQDRCHRIGQTKPVVVYRLVTANTIDQKIVERAAAKRKLEKLIIHKNQFKGGKSGLAQSKSCLDPQELIELLKSRDYEREVKGSKEKVISDKDLELLLDRSDLIDQMKTSEKMKKEKMGVFKVLEESSDSNAECVF; translated from the exons gaacagaggaggaaagagaagttagaaaaaaagagagagatgatgttAAAATCTGCCAAG GGTCAAAATCCACTTGATGGCAAAGAGGAGAAATCAG GtgcaaaaaagaagagagggagagaagatgggACATACAACATCTCAGAAATTATGTCCAAAGAG gAAATATTATCAGtggcaaaaaaaagtaaagtggAAAATCAG GATGAAAGCTCTTCTGACAACCTGTGTCCAGAAGACCTGCAGAAAAACGGAGACTCAAATAGTGTCATTAAGGATAGATTATGTCAAGCTGTACGACACAGTGCCAAGCAATTCCTTGATCCAATACGGAGATTTAATGGACAACCAGTGCCTTTTCAGCAGCCGAAGATTTTTACTGGCGGTGTAATGAGGTGGTACCAAGTGGAAGGCATGGAGTGGCTAAGG ATGCTTTGGGAAAATGGTATCAATGGCATTTTAGCTGATGAAATGGGGTTGGGGAAGACGATCCAGTGTATTGCAACAATAGCACTGATGGTGGAGCGAGGAGTCCCAGGTCCATTCTTAGTATGTGGTCCTTTGTCTACTCTTCCAAATTGGATGTCTGAATTCAGGAGGTTTACTCCAGAG ATTCCACTAATGCTCTATCATGGAGCTCAGCAGGAACGTCGTAAACTGGTTCGTAAAATTCACGCGCGGCAAGGATCATTGCAAATCCATCCTGTGGTCATTACTTCCTTTGAAATAGCAATGCGAGACAGAAATGCCCTGCAG CACTGCTTCTGGAAATACCTGATAGTAGATGAAGGTCACAGGATTAAAAATATGAACTGCCGCCTTATCAGAGAATTGAAGCGATTTAATGCAGACAATAAACTCCTGTTGACTGGTACTCCCCTGCAAAACAACTTGGCAGAGCTTTGGTCATTGCTTAACTTCCTTTTGCCAGATGTATTTGATGATTTGAAAAG cTTTGAATCCTGGTTTGATATTACCAGCAttacagaaactgctgaagatATTATTGCTAAAGAAAGGGAGCAAAACATCTTGCATATGCTGCATCAG ATTCTGACACCTTTTCTACTGAGAAGACTGAAATCTGATGTTGCTCTTGAGGTTCCTCCTAAACGAGAAGTTGTGGTATATGCACCGCTGGCAAAGAAGCAAGAAACTTTCTATACTGCCATTGTAAATCGCACCATTAGGAAACTGCTTGGAAATAATGAG GAAGAAGTAGTTGAGTTGAGTCCTACAGGCCGACCAAAACGCCGTAGCCGAAAACTGGTTGATTATTGTGAAGAACATAATGGTTCATCTGATGACTTGGAAAAATTGATCAGCAAAATGCAAGAGGAAGTAGAAAAAGAGAG GCCAGTGGTAGACGTGAGCATTCCCATGGATTCAGAGGTGAACCTTAAACTGCAGAATATTATGATGTTACTGAGGAAGTGTTGTAATCATCCCTATCTTATTGAATATCCATTGGACCCTGCTACACAACAATTCAAG GTTGATGAAGATCTAGTAAAGAATTCAGGCAAGTTTCTACTCTTGGACAGAATGCTTCcagaactgaaaaagagagGGCATAAG GTCTTGTTGTTCTCGCAAATGACTATGATGCTTGATATTTTGATGGATTACTGCTATCTGAGAGACTTCAAATTTAGTCGATTGGATGGCTCTATGTCCTACtcagacagagaagaaaat ATGCATCAATTCAATACTGACCCTGAAGTCTTCCTGTTCTTAGTGAGTACAAGAGCTGGTGGCTTGGGCATTAACTTAACTGCGGCAGACACAGTTATCATATACGATAGTGACTGG aacCCCCAGTCGGACTTGCAGGCTCAAGACAGGTGTCACAGAATTGGCCAGACAAAGCCGGTGGTTGTTTATCGTCTTGTGACAGCAAATACTATTGACCAGAAGATTGTGGAGAGAGCTGCTGCCAAGAGGAAGCTGGAGAAGCTGATTATCCACAAAA ATCAGTTTAAAGGTGGCAAATCTGGTCTAGCACAGTCAAAGAGCTGCCTGGACCCTCAGGAATTAATAGAATTACTGAAATCCAGAGACTATGAGAG GGAGGTTAAAGGATCTAAAGAAAAAGTAATCAGTGATAAAGATCTAGAGTTACTCTTGGACAGAAGTGATCTTATTG ATCAAATGAAGAcctctgaaaaaatgaaaaaggaaaaaatgggtGTCTTCAAGGTCCTAGAAGAATCATCAGATTCCAATGCAGAGTGTGTGTTTTAA